The Paenibacillus sp. BIC5C1 DNA segment AAACTGACTGCATGGGGACAGCAGCATGATTCCAGCTCCCTAAAACCTGCAGGAGCAAGGATTTATGAAGTGCCTTCTCTAAGTGCTGGAGAGAGCAGTACGATTGTAAAGTTTTTGAAAACAAGACCGTCGAACTCGAAAATTAAGGCTTCAATTCAAGCAGCAGAATCCTGGTTCAACAACGTTAAAATTACAGGATACAAGTATGTCAGAGAAAACGGAGATAGCAAACTCGTAGCTGATTCAGGTGCAGCGCCAATTTGGGCACGTTTTTACGAAATTGGAACGGATAAACCGATCTTTGTAGGACGTGATGGGGTTGTGAAATACAAACTCAGCGATATTGATAAGGAAAGAAGGGGCGGGTATGCCTGGTACGGCAACTGGCCTTCTAAGATCTAATTTATAAAAAGCTTTACACGTTAGAAGAGGATTTATTTATTTGTTGACACTAATTACCTGCACATGATATATTATCTCTTGTCGCCGCGATGTAATTTCTCGGAGATAAGAGATACGCGGTCGTGGCGGAATTGGCAGACGCGCACGGTTCAGGTCCGTGTGGGCTAACCCCCGTGGAGGTTCGAGTCCTCTCGACCGCATCATGTGTAACACCAAGAAAGGTTCCTAGAATGGCATTGTTGCCACTTTAGGAACCTTTTTTTATTTGTTTGCAGATTTTGATATTTGCTCATCCTGATTTTTTTCTACCCATTCCCTCGACTTGAGCAAAGATGAAGTTTTCATTTGTTTATTTATCCATTAATGGAAATATGTTTGTTCTGCGACGGTTTGCCCCTATAATTCAGGTTAATTGTACGTAAAATACCGAATTGTACCTATCTTGGGAATGCATCATCCACTATTCTCTTCTCGTATGGAAGCGCTATCAACAGGAATTTGAATGACCAAATTCAGAGGGGGTAGGGATAATTTGAAACGAATCGGAAAAAGGATTGCAATGTGTTTCATGGTATTCATGATTGCGGCGGTGCAGTTCGGGATAACCGGAACAACAGGTAATGTGGCACAAGCAGCAGATAAGAGTCTGGCCCAAAAGCCGTATATGGGTTGGAGCAGTTACAGCATGCAGGTATATGACGGGGCGGGTAACTGGACATCGGCCGAGAGTATTAAGAAGCAATCGGACGCCATGCGCGAGAAGCTGCAAGCCCATGGATATGAATACATTAATATTGATGCTGGCTGGAACGGTGACGAAGATGAATACGGCCGTCCAATTCCGAGTACTGTTCTTTATCCAAATGGATTTCAGGAGGTCATCGATTATGTCCATAATAACGGACAGAAGATCGGGATCTATCTCATTCCGGGATTATCCATCACAGCCTATGATAAAAATCTTGAGGTGTATGGGACGGGCGGGGCATGTCGTATGCAAGATATTGCAGTAAAACCGCTTGTTGTTATGGATGCTTGGGATTCGTACACGTACAAAATTGATTTTTCAAACCCTTGCTCACAGAAGTACATTGACTCCATCGCGGATCTTCTGGGCGAGTGGGGTATCAACTTTGTCAAATTCGACAGTGTGACGCCAGGATCGGGAATTAATAACCTGAGCCGGGATGCACGCGGTGATGTGGAGGCTTGGTCCAAAGCCCTGGATAGAAATAACATCTGGTTTGAGCTTTCCTGGGCGCTTGACCACAATTACGTGGACTTCTGGAAAAAGTATGCGAACGGCTGGAGGATCGACTGGGATGTTGAAGCCTATGACAGCAGTAAGGGATTGACCGAATGGTCAAGTATTTCCCGCTTATTTCCCATAGCGGCCCTCTGGTGGCGTGATGCAGGTCCAGGAGGCTGGAACGATTTTGATTCCCTGAATGTCGGGAATGGCTCGATGGATGGTCTGACCAGGGACGAGCGGAAGACCGCTACCACGTTCTGGGCAATCTCTTCAGCACCGCTTTATACAGGTAATGATCTGACCAGACTGGACAGCTATGGACTGGAGCTGCTGACGAATGATGAAGTCATTGCGGTCAATCAGGCCGGACGTCCAGCGCATCCCGTTTCCATGGACACCAAACAGCAGGTTTGGTATGCCAATAACGGAGATGGTACGTACAACGTAGCTCTGTTCAATCTGGGCAATCGGAGTGCCGAGGTCAAAGTGAAATGGAGTGATATTGGCCTCGAGGGTCCGGCTTCGGTCCGTGATCTCTGGAGCCATTCCGAACTGGGGAATTTTAATCATGAATTCAGTGGCGGCGTACTGGAACCCCATGCTTCCCGGATGCTTAAGGTAACCGCACTGAGCGGCACATCAGCTGTTAATGATGATGATACGGGCATGCGCTATAGTGGGGATTGGAAGCGGAACGGGGGCAAGGAGCAAATCGATGGCAGACAGGATCTGAGCATCGCCATTACGGATTCCTCGACTACTGGTCCAGCGAAGATGAATACGCAGCAAGGAGCTGACTTGGAAGCTGGAGTTGACCCAACCGCGAATACAGAAAATGTAGCAAATGCTGCTTCCATGGATGCGGCTGCTGTTACCGAAGTGGTTTACATTAATGATGATGATAGCCATATTCAGTACAACGGTTCATGGAGTCAAAATAGCGGCAGAGGTTTCGGAGATTACAAAGATGATGTACATTTTACTGAGGATGACGGCGATTATTTTGAATATACCTTCACGGGCACAGGTATTGATTTGCTGACGGAGAAGGACAAGGGTCTGGGAGACATGATAGTCACACTCGACGATGGAACGCCTGAGACGGTTAGCGCTGATACCGATGGTGAACGAGAAGTCCAACAGTTGCTGTATAGTGCTGCTGGATTGACTAACGGTTCGCATACCCTGAAAGTCGTCAAACAATCGGGCCAGTATATGCTGCTGGATGCGCTTAGAGTAACAAGGGAAATTCCCACCGGAGGGCAGAACAGCACCATTAGTCCCCCTTCTGCTGACTTTGACAAGGCAACAGAACAACAGAAGGACATTACTGTCACGCTCACATTGAACGGTAATACATTAACTGGCATTGAAAATGACGAAGTAATGCTCAGTGAAGACGACTACACGGTGGTCGATGACCAACTGAACATCAAGAAAGAATATCTCACCCAACTGCATGTAGGAACAACGGACTTCATTGTCAATTTCAGTGCTGGTGATCCGCAAACTCTTACTGTTCGAGTTAGCGATACAACGGGCATTCGTTATGTCCTGATCAATAACGACGATCCGGCAATTAAATATAATGGCTCATGGTCCCGCAGCACGGGGCGAGGTATGGGCGACTATAAGGATGATGTACAGTATACCGAGACGAATGGTGATTCCTTTGAATATACCTTCAGAGGAACTGGGATCCAGCTGTTCACGGAGGTGGACCAGTCACAGGGAGATATGGATATCTATGTGGATGGCCAATTCAAGGAAACGGTCAGTGCGTATCGCAACGGAAGATTGGCACAGCAGAATCTATACAGCATATCGGGCCTGCCTGATGGGCAGCACACGCTGAAGGCCGTCAAGAAATCAGGTAGATTTATGCTGCTTGATATGCTCAAGGTTGAGCTCCCGAATATGATTAATCCGGTGAATGCGAGCTTTGACAAATTAGCTTCTGCTCAGGCTGACATTGATGTCACGCTGCTGATCCAGGCGGGAAGCTTTAAGGGCATTACCAACGGTTCCAATGAACTGACACGAGGTACTGATTATACGATTAATGGCGACCGCGTTACACTGAGCAAAACGTATCTTGCTGCCCAGCCTTTGGGAACGTTAAATCTCAGTTTTTCCTTCGGTGGTGATTATCTCAATGACGTACATTCAACGACGTCGGATGGAGATTTCTTCGAATACACCTTCAATGGTACCGGAATAAGCTTGATTACACCTATGGGACCGGAGCAAGGGGAAGTGGATATCTATGTCGATGGACAGCTGAAACAAACCGTGAATGCATACAGTCCGAGTCGCCAAATGATGCAGGAGATATACAGCATCTCAGGACTGGTGAAAGGTCAACATACACTCAAAGTTGTGAAAAAATCTGGTGATCTTATGCTGGCCGATCAACTGAAATTTACTGTCCCTACTGGAAACGGAAACGGTGAACCGACGAATCCGTCCAATCCGTCGAATCCAGGTGGTCCATCCAATCCAGGCGGACCATCGACTTCAGTCGCGCAGCCTTCAGACACTTCTGTGCCAGCGCCAACTCCTGAATCCGGAACAACTGACGGGACAACAGGAACGGATGATGCTCAGGATATTCCGTATAAGAAGTATATCCAAGGCTATCCGGGCGGGTTGTTCAAGCCAGATAACGAACTCACCCGTGCAGAGATGGCAACCATACTCGCAATGGTATCTGAGAAAGAAGCCACGGGATCTGCTGTTGCATTCAGTGACGTTAAAACTGAATATTGGGGAGCCGACGCCATTGCTAAGGTAAGCAAGATGGGGCTTATGAATGGCTACAAGGATGGCACGTTTAAGCCAAATCAGCCATTGACTCGTGCGGAGATGGCCACTCTTGTGTCCCTTCTCGGTCCGGCTTCCGAGAATTCAGGCGATGGATTCTCGGATATCGGTGGCCACTGGGCCAAGGAAGCCATTTTGAAAGCGCAAAGCGCAGGCGTTTTGAAAGGTTATAGTGATGGAACTTTTCGACCGAATGCCTTACTGACAAGAGCGGAAGCCGTTGTAGCAATCAACAGAGTTTTGGGCAGAGCACCGCTCACGAACGTTTCGCAACCGCAGTGGAAGGATGTTCCTTCCACGCATTGGGCCTTTGGTGATGTTGAAGCAGCATCCGCTGATCAGATTGTAAAACCCCGGACAGAAGGGGAAGAACCGAAGAAGAAATGATGTGAACTAGGATTGGGGGGCCATCTCGGCCCCTTTTTTCTGAATGTTAAGGAGTTATGGAAAAGGAGGCTTACTATAAAAAATACACTATTGGAGTCGCAGATCATCTCAAACCAAAGAGCTTCGGAAATGTTAAAAAAAGCAATGATAATCGTCTTTTTATCGTTGCCTTTTATTCATTCCCGAATGAAATACGATGGAAGAATGAGATAAAACAATTGACTAACCCGGAAAATATTATTATCTTTGATAACGCTACCAATACCTCAAGGAGGGGGAGGAGGGTTACCCATTAAATATTCCAATGTTTTTCGTAAATTTTTAATTTCCTACGTGATCATTTTGGTGATACCCAGCATTGGCGGTTATATGTCTTATCTGACGTCCATCTCCGTAACACAGTCCATTTCCATTGAGAATAGTGTTATCCAACTTCAGAAAAGCCAGGAAATATTGGAGGGCCGCATGGCGGAAGTGGAGGGTTTCACCCGACAGCTTGCGGTCAATCAGGAATTGAACGTTCTTATGAATGAAAGGGACAACGAAACCAACGTATATGGGATATGGAGAACGATGGAGAATGTGTTGACCTTTGGACAGACCAATGATTTTCTGCAAAACTATTATATTTATCTTGCGAATTACAATCTAATTTTGACCCCGGGCTCTTCTTACAGACCGAATCACTATTACACTGATTTTCGTTATAACGATCTTTCGTTGGAGGAATGGATGAAGGATGTGTTGGGGAAGACTCACCGGAGTGAGATTAAACCGCTCAGTTCCTATGTCAGTAGGGGGAAGCAGACTTCGGTAATCACATATATGCAGTCATTACCTCTGGACAGCTTCAAAGATTCTTCACCAGCTGTCGCCGTTGTGATCATTGACGAGAAAATGATCCTTAGTCTGTTGTCCAGCCTGAATGACCGATACGGTGGCTGGGTTCATATCAGCGATGCGGAGGGAAATACCATTGCGCTGCAAGGGAGCTCCGAGCCCGAGATGGTGAAAATGGCCTCAGACTCTCATTTTGATCCAAGCAGAGTCAGCCAGTTCTATGGAGATGATCTTGTGATCACTACAAGATCTGATAAGAACGGATGGGTATACCAAGCGGGCATTCCCCGTCATGTCCTGATGGAGAATGCAAACAGGATCAAGGGGATGACGATGCTGATCACAGGCAGCACACTGCTCATCGGACTGATTGTTGGACTTGTGCTGGCTTATCGCAACAGCGTTCCAATCAATCGACTGTTAAGTGTAATGAAAGAGCAGTTTGGGAAGGATGAGCCGGCTCCCAAAAATGAATTTGACTTTTTGAGTGGAAATATCGCTGATATGCTGACCAAGAACAAGCTGCTTGAATCCGAATTAAATCGCCAGCTCCCACTGGTCAGGGATGCCTTCCTGAAGCGGCTGATCTCCGGCGAATTCAAATCGCGGGATGAGATTCTTTCCGCGGCCGAACAGGCAGATATTAATTTGTATCAAGGCACGGGATATGCGGGAATTGTCCAGATTAAGGGTTATGCCAGTATGGACAGCGTTGAGATCCTGAATGAACTGAATGCCTCCCGACTTCTGTTGAAGCAGGCCTTGGCTGAACTGGGCGTAGATGTCCTGATGACGGACATGGGCTCGGATAAAGTGGTCATCCTGTTCTTTTCCAAGGAAACTGACTCCGAAAGGGATCGTGAAAAGGAAGATATCACGCATATCATGGAGAATGTGGCACAGTATGTCTTCAATGAATACAGGATCACCATCCAGTCAGGATTCGGAAATCTCTTTACATCGTTGACAGAGGTCAGTCTTTCCTTTGATCAGGCCAATCAGGCACTGGAGTATGCAGTCTATATGAACAAAAAAGGCATGATGTGGAACAACGAAGCCCAAACTGAAAATACAACGTATTATTACCCGCTGGATTCGGAGCAGCGACTGATTGGCACGATTCGTGCAGGAGAACTTGAAGAGGCCAAACGGATTGTCGATGCGATCATTGTGCAGAACATGGAGCAGCGGGAGTTGTCCATGGAAATGAAGCATCAACTTGTTGGAGAAATGAAGGGTACTTTTCTCAAGTTGCTGGATCAAAAGGCGTTTACGGAATATGCCTCCATCGAGAATGTGAAACGGCGGGTCATTGATATTGGTTCCTCGGAGCCGCTTGAAACGATAAAAGCTGAGTTTTATGAAATCATGGAAGAGCTGTGCTCCGTTATTGCAAACAAGAAGAAGGATGCTCATATTCAAATCATCAAACAGATTAAGGAATATACAGCGAAAATGTATTCAGATACAGAGCTGACTCTGTATAGGGTGGCAGAGCATGTTGAGCGGCCCGAGAAATATATTTCTCAATTATTCAAAGAGTTTACGGGTGTTAATTTCTCCGATCACCTGATCAAAGTCCGAATGGACCAGGCTGTGATTTTGTTAAAAGAGAGCAATTATACGGTGGACGAGATTGCGTCACGGGTAGGTTATAATAGTTCTCACTCCTTCAGGAGGGCCTTCAAACGATTGAATGGAGTTTCACCTAGTGTGTATAGACAATCGGTTGACGATTAATGTAAGGAAGACCTTTAGGCTGTGTTGTCCGTGTTCCGGACAATGCGGTCTTTTTTTGTGAATCCGCCCCCATAATGGAAAAATGTCTGTCGTACTGCGGATTTGTGCCCCCAAAAACAGGATAACTGTACGTTTAAAGGCGCAGGTGTACCTGTTTATGGGACATTAAAATCGAATATGATCAGATATAAGAAAGCGCTATCATAATTTACGCATAACAGACAGCTGGTAAGGGGGGATTGTTCTGGAGAAGGAAATCGTATTAAATCACAAGACATCAACACAGCCGAAGGCACCTGGTTTTCTGACCAATGCCCGCAAAAGAATGATGAAGCACTGGCAGTTACATCTACTGGTGATTCCGCCCTTGCTATTTTTTCTCATCTTCAAGTATTATCCGATGATCAATGCGGTTCTTGCCTTTAAGGACTATAACGTCATCAAGGGAATATGGGGAAGTGATTGGGTTGGTTTTCAAAACTTTCGTCTGTTCTTTGAGAACCCATTATTCTGGACCCTGGTGAAGAACACCATTTTACTTAGCGGTTATTTAGTGTTGGCCGGATTTCCAATTCCGATTGTGCTCGCACTCATGATTAACGAGGTGCGCGGAGCCAAATTCAAGAAATTCGTCCAACTCGTATCCTTTGCACCCTATTTCATCTCAACAGTCGTGATGGTGTCCATGATTATGCTGTTCCTGGCACCACGGCTTGGATTTGTGAACATCGCCATGAACTTCTTTGGGTTGGATTCCGTGAATTTTCTGGGTGAGCCAGGCATGTTCCGCTCAATCTACGTCTGGTCCGACATTTGGCAGACTGCGGGCTACAGTGCGGTTATTTATTTGGCAGCACTTGCCGGAATCGATCCCACATTGTACGAAGCGGCTAAAGTCGATGGGGCCTCACGTTTTCAAAAAATCCGTCACGTGGATCTGCCAGGGCTGGTGCCAACCATTGTCATTATTTTGATCCTGAATGTCGGAAATGTCATGGCAATAGGTTTTGAGAAAGTCTACCTGCTACAAAATCCGCTTAATCTGGCTAATTCTGAAATCATTGCAACTTATGTCTACCGAGTCGGCCTGTTGAATGCCAACTATAGCTTTGCAACTGCCGTAGGGCTGTTCAACTCACTAATCAATCTGGTTTTACTGGTTACGGTGAATGGTTTGGCGAAGAGAGTTACTAAGAATAGCATTTGGTAGGAAAGGAGTTCACCTATGGCTGCAAATGTTCAAACCAAGATTAAAGAGTCCGCCGTGGACAAAACGTTTCTGATTACAATCTACATTTTGCTCAGTCTCGTGGCGCTGGTGGTCATTTACCCACTGATATTTATCGTCAGCAGCTCAATTAGCAGCCCGGCAGCAGTAACTTCCGGCCGGGTATGGCTATGGCCCGTAGATATTTCCTTCAACGGTTACAAGGCATTGTTTAATACACCTGAGATTCTCATCGGCTACGGTAACTCCATTTTCTATACTGCCGCCGGGACGCTGATTAGTGTAGCATTAACCATCATGATCGCCTATCCGTTGTCACGCAAAACCTTTTTCGGCAGAAACACCCTGATGATGATCATCACCTTCACCATGATTTTCAGCGGAGGGCTGATTCCGACTTATATAGTGGTGAAGCAGCTTCATCTGATTGATACCCGCTGGGCGTTACTGATCCCGAATGCAATCTGGGTATGGCAGGTTATCATTGCTCGCTCGTTCTTTCAATCTTCTATTCCCGGGGAGCTTCTGGAAGCAAGTGAAATTGACGGCTGTAGTGATATGCGGTTCATCTGGAGTGTTGTACTCCCATTATCGAAGCCGATTATCGCCGTCCTGGTTCTCATGTATGCTGTGGGACAGTGGAATGCGTACTTTGATGCCCTGATCTATCTCAAATCGGCAGACCTGTTCCCGCTGCAACTCATCTTGCGAAGCATCATCATTCAAAACAACGGTTCTGGTGCCATGGATGTGGCGAAAATGGTGGAAAGACAGCAGCTTACCGAACTGTTAAAATATTCGTTAATTGTGGTCGCCACTTTGCCTGTACTTGTCATCTATCCATTTGTACAGCGTCATTTTGTACAGGGGATGCTGGTCGGTTCTGTTAAAGGTTGATCCTTAGATTCGGTGTATGGAGAAAGAAGATATAGACAGTTCATACGCAAGGTACCATCGTCTCAACTGGTAAACTACAAAAAGGGAGTGATCAGATTTGAAGAAAAGTATGGTAACGTTATTGATGCTGGTAGTGGCATTTACAGTTGTCATGAGCGGGTGTTCCAATGGCAGCTCATCTACTGCACAACCAGGGAGCTCGGAAGAGGGCGGCAAGGTGAATATCAGCGTGTTCGCGGTTCAGGATTCTAGCATTGATATTCCGACCAATAAATTCACTGCATTTGTGGAAGACAAATTCAATATCAAATTCAATTGGGAGATCAATCCATCAGATGGGGCCAAGGAAAAGCGCCAAATCTCTCTTGCAAGCGGCGACTATCCCGATGCCTATCTGCTGACCCACTATATAGACCAATTCTCTCAGGCAGATCTGCTGAAGTATGGCAAGCAGGGTGTGCTCGTTCCTTTGAACGATCTCATTGATCAATACGCTCCCAACATCAAAGCGGCCATGGAGAAGAACCCTAATTTGAAAACGCTTAATACAGCGCCTGATGGTAATATCTATGGACTTGTTGCGTATACGGAATGTTTCCACTGTTCCTATCCGAGCAAGATGT contains these protein-coding regions:
- a CDS encoding carbohydrate ABC transporter permease, yielding MAANVQTKIKESAVDKTFLITIYILLSLVALVVIYPLIFIVSSSISSPAAVTSGRVWLWPVDISFNGYKALFNTPEILIGYGNSIFYTAAGTLISVALTIMIAYPLSRKTFFGRNTLMMIITFTMIFSGGLIPTYIVVKQLHLIDTRWALLIPNAIWVWQVIIARSFFQSSIPGELLEASEIDGCSDMRFIWSVVLPLSKPIIAVLVLMYAVGQWNAYFDALIYLKSADLFPLQLILRSIIIQNNGSGAMDVAKMVERQQLTELLKYSLIVVATLPVLVIYPFVQRHFVQGMLVGSVKG
- a CDS encoding helix-turn-helix domain-containing protein, which codes for MAEVEGFTRQLAVNQELNVLMNERDNETNVYGIWRTMENVLTFGQTNDFLQNYYIYLANYNLILTPGSSYRPNHYYTDFRYNDLSLEEWMKDVLGKTHRSEIKPLSSYVSRGKQTSVITYMQSLPLDSFKDSSPAVAVVIIDEKMILSLLSSLNDRYGGWVHISDAEGNTIALQGSSEPEMVKMASDSHFDPSRVSQFYGDDLVITTRSDKNGWVYQAGIPRHVLMENANRIKGMTMLITGSTLLIGLIVGLVLAYRNSVPINRLLSVMKEQFGKDEPAPKNEFDFLSGNIADMLTKNKLLESELNRQLPLVRDAFLKRLISGEFKSRDEILSAAEQADINLYQGTGYAGIVQIKGYASMDSVEILNELNASRLLLKQALAELGVDVLMTDMGSDKVVILFFSKETDSERDREKEDITHIMENVAQYVFNEYRITIQSGFGNLFTSLTEVSLSFDQANQALEYAVYMNKKGMMWNNEAQTENTTYYYPLDSEQRLIGTIRAGELEEAKRIVDAIIVQNMEQRELSMEMKHQLVGEMKGTFLKLLDQKAFTEYASIENVKRRVIDIGSSEPLETIKAEFYEIMEELCSVIANKKKDAHIQIIKQIKEYTAKMYSDTELTLYRVAEHVERPEKYISQLFKEFTGVNFSDHLIKVRMDQAVILLKESNYTVDEIASRVGYNSSHSFRRAFKRLNGVSPSVYRQSVDD
- a CDS encoding ABC transporter permease, whose translation is MIPPLLFFLIFKYYPMINAVLAFKDYNVIKGIWGSDWVGFQNFRLFFENPLFWTLVKNTILLSGYLVLAGFPIPIVLALMINEVRGAKFKKFVQLVSFAPYFISTVVMVSMIMLFLAPRLGFVNIAMNFFGLDSVNFLGEPGMFRSIYVWSDIWQTAGYSAVIYLAALAGIDPTLYEAAKVDGASRFQKIRHVDLPGLVPTIVIILILNVGNVMAIGFEKVYLLQNPLNLANSEIIATYVYRVGLLNANYSFATAVGLFNSLINLVLLVTVNGLAKRVTKNSIW
- a CDS encoding X2-like carbohydrate binding domain-containing protein; amino-acid sequence: MKRIGKRIAMCFMVFMIAAVQFGITGTTGNVAQAADKSLAQKPYMGWSSYSMQVYDGAGNWTSAESIKKQSDAMREKLQAHGYEYINIDAGWNGDEDEYGRPIPSTVLYPNGFQEVIDYVHNNGQKIGIYLIPGLSITAYDKNLEVYGTGGACRMQDIAVKPLVVMDAWDSYTYKIDFSNPCSQKYIDSIADLLGEWGINFVKFDSVTPGSGINNLSRDARGDVEAWSKALDRNNIWFELSWALDHNYVDFWKKYANGWRIDWDVEAYDSSKGLTEWSSISRLFPIAALWWRDAGPGGWNDFDSLNVGNGSMDGLTRDERKTATTFWAISSAPLYTGNDLTRLDSYGLELLTNDEVIAVNQAGRPAHPVSMDTKQQVWYANNGDGTYNVALFNLGNRSAEVKVKWSDIGLEGPASVRDLWSHSELGNFNHEFSGGVLEPHASRMLKVTALSGTSAVNDDDTGMRYSGDWKRNGGKEQIDGRQDLSIAITDSSTTGPAKMNTQQGADLEAGVDPTANTENVANAASMDAAAVTEVVYINDDDSHIQYNGSWSQNSGRGFGDYKDDVHFTEDDGDYFEYTFTGTGIDLLTEKDKGLGDMIVTLDDGTPETVSADTDGEREVQQLLYSAAGLTNGSHTLKVVKQSGQYMLLDALRVTREIPTGGQNSTISPPSADFDKATEQQKDITVTLTLNGNTLTGIENDEVMLSEDDYTVVDDQLNIKKEYLTQLHVGTTDFIVNFSAGDPQTLTVRVSDTTGIRYVLINNDDPAIKYNGSWSRSTGRGMGDYKDDVQYTETNGDSFEYTFRGTGIQLFTEVDQSQGDMDIYVDGQFKETVSAYRNGRLAQQNLYSISGLPDGQHTLKAVKKSGRFMLLDMLKVELPNMINPVNASFDKLASAQADIDVTLLIQAGSFKGITNGSNELTRGTDYTINGDRVTLSKTYLAAQPLGTLNLSFSFGGDYLNDVHSTTSDGDFFEYTFNGTGISLITPMGPEQGEVDIYVDGQLKQTVNAYSPSRQMMQEIYSISGLVKGQHTLKVVKKSGDLMLADQLKFTVPTGNGNGEPTNPSNPSNPGGPSNPGGPSTSVAQPSDTSVPAPTPESGTTDGTTGTDDAQDIPYKKYIQGYPGGLFKPDNELTRAEMATILAMVSEKEATGSAVAFSDVKTEYWGADAIAKVSKMGLMNGYKDGTFKPNQPLTRAEMATLVSLLGPASENSGDGFSDIGGHWAKEAILKAQSAGVLKGYSDGTFRPNALLTRAEAVVAINRVLGRAPLTNVSQPQWKDVPSTHWAFGDVEAASADQIVKPRTEGEEPKKK